Proteins from a single region of Abyssalbus ytuae:
- a CDS encoding DUF1097 domain-containing protein, with amino-acid sequence MKQFLTAIIMGTCGALAVFVSFSLYWPTWVLFLAWVSYYLFGKSIQSTIEAFIPITAGIVMGILIQLLGKTLGSHLGSMGFPLSVFLFIGLLAYLSKVRFLGNIPAWFIGLIIFFGVHPAVELKPVLSLFIPIITGFGFAYINDSALSLLSKKPH; translated from the coding sequence ATGAAACAGTTTTTAACAGCAATAATAATGGGAACTTGTGGCGCACTTGCAGTATTTGTGTCATTTTCTTTGTATTGGCCAACCTGGGTGCTTTTCCTGGCATGGGTAAGTTATTATTTGTTTGGCAAATCAATACAATCAACAATTGAAGCATTCATACCAATTACCGCAGGTATAGTGATGGGTATTTTAATTCAACTTTTAGGAAAAACACTTGGCAGTCATTTAGGTTCAATGGGTTTTCCTTTATCAGTATTCCTGTTTATAGGTTTATTGGCATATTTATCTAAAGTTAGGTTTTTAGGTAATATTCCGGCATGGTTTATCGGGTTGATTATTTTCTTTGGAGTCCATCCGGCAGTAGAGCTTAAACCTGTTTTAAGTTTATTTATTCCGATAATAACAGGTTTTGGCTTTGCTTATATAAATGACTCGGCATTGAGCCTATTATCAAAAAAACCACATTAA
- a CDS encoding DUF4249 domain-containing protein — protein sequence MNIIIKLKNLKYTGFLLVLFLCACEDVVEVNLETGEPKLVIDAEILWQKGTDGSVQTIQITRMTGYYNQEVPKVSGAQVHIQNSNGELFEFSEVDEAGTYTCNNFIPQLNESYTLEVLVEDQEYTASEILIPVTQINRVEQDIVNNFSEENIEVSFYFDDPDDEINFYLSDFNTGILQYPDYELTDDEFFNGNEIKNDFSDEDLKPGDIIEIYHRGISEQFYNYMMLILDATDSNPFSTPPANIHGNIVNRNNPENYALGYFRLCEANYLVYTVEEEN from the coding sequence ATGAATATCATAATAAAGCTTAAAAACTTAAAATATACAGGATTTCTGCTCGTACTATTTTTATGTGCATGTGAAGATGTGGTTGAGGTAAACCTGGAAACCGGCGAACCAAAACTGGTTATTGATGCTGAAATACTTTGGCAAAAAGGAACGGATGGTAGTGTACAAACCATACAAATAACCCGGATGACAGGTTATTATAATCAGGAAGTACCAAAAGTATCGGGTGCTCAGGTGCATATTCAAAACAGTAACGGAGAGTTATTTGAGTTCAGCGAAGTGGATGAAGCGGGGACGTATACCTGTAATAATTTTATTCCTCAGCTTAATGAAAGTTATACGCTTGAAGTACTCGTAGAGGATCAGGAATATACAGCTTCTGAGATATTAATTCCCGTTACCCAAATAAATAGGGTAGAACAAGACATCGTAAATAATTTTTCCGAAGAGAATATTGAAGTTTCCTTTTATTTTGATGACCCTGATGATGAGATTAATTTTTATCTTTCAGATTTTAATACCGGCATTTTACAGTATCCTGATTATGAGTTAACTGATGATGAGTTTTTTAACGGCAATGAAATAAAAAATGATTTTTCTGATGAAGATTTAAAACCGGGAGATATTATAGAAATTTATCACAGGGGTATTTCTGAACAGTTTTATAACTATATGATGTTAATTCTAGATGCAACGGATTCAAATCCCTTTTCCACACCCCCTGCAAACATCCATGGAAATATTGTAAACCGGAATAATCCTGAAAATTATGCTTTAGGCTATTTCAGACTATGTGAAGCAAATTATTTAGTATATACTGTAGAGGAAGAAAATTAA
- a CDS encoding NAD(P)H-dependent oxidoreductase — MKHLIIYAHPNPESLNGYFKEVVKNHLLSIGHEVEIRDLYQLGFNPVLSLQDIVGQTKGQVDDEVKQEQGFISWAENIIIIHPIWWTGLPGIMKGYIDRVFSYGFAYRYDKGIQKGLLNGKQVVVINTHGKTHTEYETMGMSNALRLTSDTGIYTYCGLKMKNHFFFDSADRATPEIIEKWTIEIKNGI; from the coding sequence ATGAAACATTTAATAATTTATGCACATCCAAATCCGGAGAGTTTAAATGGTTACTTTAAAGAAGTTGTTAAAAATCATTTATTAAGCATTGGACACGAAGTTGAAATAAGAGATTTATACCAACTTGGTTTTAACCCGGTTCTTTCACTGCAAGACATAGTCGGACAAACGAAAGGCCAGGTTGATGATGAGGTGAAACAGGAACAAGGGTTTATTTCTTGGGCTGAAAATATAATTATTATTCACCCTATATGGTGGACGGGGTTACCGGGTATAATGAAAGGATATATTGACAGGGTTTTTAGCTACGGTTTTGCTTACAGGTATGATAAGGGGATACAAAAAGGATTATTGAATGGGAAGCAGGTAGTGGTTATTAATACACATGGAAAAACTCATACCGAATATGAAACTATGGGAATGAGTAATGCATTACGTCTTACCTCCGATACCGGTATTTATACCTATTGTGGTCTGAAGATGAAAAATCATTTTTTCTTTGACAGTGCTGATCGAGCCACTCCGGAAATTATAGAAAAATGGACAATTGAAATTAAAAATGGAATTTAA
- a CDS encoding M16 family metallopeptidase: MNRIILYILMVAFSFNTIAQNINLNTPVPVDKTIKKGVLANGMTYYIKSTDVVKEAASYYIIQNVGSILEDDNQQGLAHFLEHMAFNGTQSFPGKGILNILQKHGAVFGKDINAYTSFDETVYNLSNIPTKDGLVDTCLTILNDWSNYLLLTDEEIDAERGVIKEEWRTRQNGKMRLYQTSLPIMYNHSKYSDRMPIGLMSVVENFDYKALRDFYHDWYRTDLQAIAIVGDIDIKKVEQKIIEKFSKIPALENPRERFIIDIPDNDKMLYSLGTDPEISTASISFGIRHKKAIRPETVANLKRSLLESIITSMLNSRISELSQKPDAAFLKAMVGYGSLSRTSNVFKVWVFPKENRQQDAFKQVLTEVKRAVKFGYTQPEIDRAITTIKSSYENKIARKEDMDHKQIESIIQNNYLNNKTMADLEKEYEISKQILSSITQEELLDIIQELYAPQNRYLNVVGVENHNNLTEDQAKQIISEVENDDSIKAYSETLKAGNLISESNIKPGAIVKEIFNPSIGAITFELSNGIKVHYKFVDKEKNKVSLHAHSKGGISLLNDKDLPSSDVFGNLVKMSGLGEFTATDLRKVLAGKTATAGISLNSISENISGFSNTKDVATMLQMIYLYFEKPRLDEEAYKVLLNNIDNYLKRRTSDITEQMKDSLKITLYGKNNPKKRIFDQDYVNDISFEKVEKIYKERFSDASDFEFFIVGDVRKEQLKPLLEKYIAGISTPPTKIVEDFKDKASKWVSSKIDKDIFIKMENPKTSLKMVYKKEIPYSLKASVLTNVLGNILQLRITETIRESEGGAYSPKANAWLSREPKAVAFISISFDCNPDMVDNLSQIIKDELHKIKNGDISDEDLEKVKTSLLKEREQSKDRNSYDMQLLINFYRYNYNMNDPKNFESIVRKITRKDIEKMATKIIVGAMSYEIIFKPLK; encoded by the coding sequence ATGAATCGTATAATATTATATATATTAATGGTTGCTTTTTCTTTTAATACAATAGCACAAAATATAAATTTAAATACTCCGGTACCTGTTGATAAAACAATAAAAAAAGGTGTGCTTGCAAATGGAATGACCTACTATATCAAAAGCACCGATGTAGTAAAGGAGGCCGCCAGTTATTACATTATCCAAAATGTTGGTTCTATTCTGGAAGATGACAATCAACAAGGACTAGCACATTTTTTAGAGCACATGGCTTTTAATGGAACACAAAGCTTTCCGGGAAAAGGCATTTTAAATATATTACAAAAGCACGGAGCAGTTTTTGGAAAAGATATTAATGCATATACTAGTTTTGACGAAACCGTTTACAATTTAAGCAATATACCAACTAAGGACGGATTGGTAGATACCTGTTTAACTATTTTAAATGATTGGTCAAATTATTTGTTGCTAACAGATGAAGAAATAGATGCGGAAAGAGGAGTTATCAAGGAAGAATGGCGTACCCGCCAAAATGGGAAAATGCGCCTCTATCAAACATCATTACCAATAATGTACAATCATTCCAAATATTCCGACCGGATGCCTATTGGCCTCATGTCGGTAGTAGAAAATTTTGACTATAAGGCACTACGTGATTTCTACCATGATTGGTACAGAACCGATTTACAGGCCATAGCTATAGTTGGGGATATTGATATTAAAAAAGTGGAGCAGAAAATAATAGAAAAGTTTTCAAAAATACCAGCTTTAGAAAACCCGAGAGAACGTTTTATTATAGATATCCCAGACAATGATAAGATGTTATATAGTTTAGGTACCGATCCTGAAATTTCAACAGCATCCATAAGTTTTGGCATACGGCATAAAAAAGCAATACGACCAGAAACTGTTGCAAATTTAAAGCGATCGTTGTTAGAATCTATAATAACAAGTATGTTAAACTCTCGGATTTCCGAATTGTCGCAAAAGCCTGACGCTGCATTTTTAAAAGCAATGGTAGGTTATGGTTCCTTATCCAGAACTTCCAATGTTTTTAAAGTGTGGGTATTTCCAAAAGAAAACCGACAACAAGACGCTTTTAAACAGGTTTTGACAGAAGTTAAACGGGCTGTGAAATTTGGATATACACAGCCGGAAATAGATAGAGCCATAACCACTATAAAAAGTTCTTATGAAAATAAAATTGCAAGAAAAGAAGATATGGATCATAAGCAAATCGAATCTATTATTCAAAATAACTATTTGAATAACAAAACCATGGCCGATTTGGAAAAAGAATACGAAATATCCAAACAAATATTGTCCTCCATTACTCAAGAAGAACTACTTGATATTATTCAGGAATTATATGCTCCTCAGAATAGATACTTAAATGTAGTTGGTGTAGAAAACCATAATAATCTTACGGAAGATCAAGCTAAGCAAATAATATCGGAAGTAGAAAATGATGATAGTATTAAAGCCTATTCCGAAACTTTGAAAGCAGGTAACCTCATTTCGGAATCAAATATAAAACCCGGGGCCATAGTGAAGGAAATTTTTAATCCTTCCATTGGTGCTATTACCTTTGAACTGAGCAATGGAATAAAGGTACATTACAAATTTGTTGACAAAGAAAAGAACAAAGTGTCTTTACATGCTCATAGCAAGGGAGGAATTTCCCTGCTTAATGACAAAGACTTGCCATCATCTGATGTATTTGGAAATTTGGTAAAAATGTCAGGCTTAGGAGAATTTACCGCTACAGACCTTAGAAAGGTACTTGCAGGTAAAACAGCAACTGCAGGTATCAGTCTTAATTCTATTAGTGAAAATATTTCTGGCTTTTCAAACACAAAAGATGTGGCAACCATGTTACAAATGATATACTTGTATTTTGAAAAACCGCGTTTGGACGAGGAGGCTTATAAAGTACTATTAAATAATATAGATAATTATCTTAAAAGAAGAACTTCTGATATAACGGAGCAGATGAAAGATAGCTTAAAAATAACATTATATGGAAAAAACAACCCTAAAAAGCGCATTTTTGATCAGGACTATGTAAATGATATTTCATTTGAAAAAGTTGAAAAGATTTACAAGGAACGTTTTTCCGATGCTTCTGATTTCGAATTTTTTATTGTAGGTGATGTAAGAAAAGAACAATTAAAACCACTTTTAGAAAAATACATTGCCGGTATATCTACTCCTCCCACAAAAATAGTCGAAGACTTCAAGGATAAAGCCTCGAAGTGGGTTTCCTCCAAAATAGATAAAGATATATTTATAAAAATGGAAAACCCTAAGACATCCCTGAAAATGGTTTATAAAAAAGAGATTCCTTATTCCTTGAAAGCTTCTGTTTTAACAAATGTACTCGGTAATATTTTACAGCTTAGGATTACAGAGACCATAAGAGAGTCAGAAGGAGGTGCATATAGCCCTAAGGCAAATGCATGGTTATCACGGGAACCTAAAGCTGTAGCCTTTATTTCAATAAGTTTCGACTGTAACCCGGATATGGTAGATAATCTTTCTCAAATTATTAAAGACGAACTTCATAAAATAAAGAATGGTGATATATCAGATGAAGATCTAGAAAAAGTAAAAACAAGCCTGTTAAAAGAACGAGAACAATCAAAAGATAGAAATAGTTACGATATGCAATTACTCATAAATTTTTATAGATATAATTATAACATGAACGATCCTAAAAATTTTGAGAGCATAGTAAGAAAAATAACCAGGAAGGACATTGAAAAGATGGCAACTAAAATTATAGTTGGAGCCATGAGTTATGAAATAATATTTAAACCTTTAAAATAA
- a CDS encoding SDR family oxidoreductase, giving the protein MNSLKNKVAIITGSGRGLGKAIAERYAALGADIVLNYSRDKTSADEVEANIKAMGRRVISVQADVSKVANIEHLFNEALHAFGKIDIVVANAGIEMVETPVVDFTEEQFDKLFSINAKGAYFTMQQAAKHIENNGRIIYIASSTTTFPVPGMAVYGGSKTTPRYMVDVLSKEIGHKGVTVNSIIPFAVDHSGIFAEENSYPELRRSLIDSCPMKRLAEVEDVANVAEFFASDLSSFVNGQHLLVNGGATQ; this is encoded by the coding sequence ATGAATAGTCTAAAAAATAAAGTCGCAATAATAACAGGTTCCGGAAGAGGCCTGGGAAAAGCAATAGCAGAAAGATATGCAGCTTTAGGCGCAGATATTGTCCTGAATTATTCAAGAGATAAAACATCTGCAGATGAGGTAGAAGCAAATATAAAAGCAATGGGAAGGCGTGTTATTTCAGTTCAGGCCGATGTGAGCAAAGTAGCAAACATAGAACACCTTTTTAATGAAGCTCTGCATGCATTTGGTAAAATAGATATAGTGGTGGCAAATGCAGGAATAGAAATGGTTGAAACCCCGGTGGTTGATTTTACTGAAGAACAGTTTGATAAATTGTTTTCTATCAATGCAAAAGGAGCGTATTTTACCATGCAGCAAGCAGCAAAACATATTGAAAACAATGGTCGTATCATATACATAGCTTCCAGTACAACTACCTTTCCTGTACCCGGGATGGCGGTATACGGAGGGAGTAAAACAACACCAAGATATATGGTTGATGTCTTATCTAAAGAAATTGGACATAAAGGCGTTACGGTTAACTCAATTATTCCTTTTGCAGTAGATCATTCCGGTATTTTTGCTGAAGAAAACAGCTATCCTGAATTGCGGAGATCATTAATAGATAGTTGTCCGATGAAAAGGTTGGCGGAAGTTGAGGATGTAGCCAATGTAGCAGAATTTTTTGCCAGTGATTTGTCTTCTTTTGTTAACGGCCAACATTTGTTGGTCAACGGAGGGGCAACACAATAA
- a CDS encoding FecR family protein, which translates to MEEKEIENKLKKVWGEQPNLQDENKIEESWDKFSSRAFPPKKKRKKYWYYAAAAVLLISLSITGFLVTHNNGDDKNIVVHNFNIIENPSQQKKLIYLPDSSVVELEPYSRLEYADNFIKNRKIHLQGEAYFKVEKDKQHPFQVFCKETTTTVLGTAFTVKEDPDNTISIKLYEGSIQMNVKDSTNNWLLSAGEKFVYNQKNLTIEAFNRFIDFNNEPLSAVVQYIRQNYDYKIVLPQDFSNKQVTLRISKKEELSNIINILAEIYNLNPQTNEDLKKITFQ; encoded by the coding sequence ATGGAGGAAAAAGAAATTGAAAATAAACTAAAGAAAGTATGGGGCGAACAACCTAACCTTCAGGACGAAAATAAAATTGAAGAATCGTGGGATAAGTTTTCTTCCCGGGCATTCCCCCCAAAGAAGAAACGTAAAAAATATTGGTACTATGCTGCTGCTGCAGTTTTATTGATTTCTCTTTCTATAACCGGATTTTTAGTAACTCACAATAACGGTGATGATAAAAATATAGTTGTACATAATTTCAATATTATTGAGAATCCTTCACAACAAAAAAAACTGATCTATCTTCCGGATAGTTCGGTGGTTGAACTGGAACCCTATTCAAGGCTGGAATATGCAGATAATTTTATAAAAAACAGAAAAATTCATTTACAAGGTGAAGCCTATTTTAAAGTTGAAAAAGATAAACAACACCCCTTCCAGGTTTTTTGCAAGGAAACTACCACTACGGTTTTAGGTACGGCTTTTACAGTTAAAGAAGATCCGGATAACACCATTAGTATTAAACTTTATGAAGGCAGTATTCAAATGAATGTAAAAGACAGTACCAATAATTGGTTATTATCAGCCGGGGAGAAGTTTGTTTACAACCAGAAAAATTTAACTATAGAGGCTTTCAACAGGTTTATAGATTTTAATAACGAACCCCTGTCAGCAGTTGTTCAATACATTCGGCAAAATTATGATTATAAAATAGTACTACCCCAAGATTTTTCAAATAAACAAGTTACCCTTCGAATCAGTAAAAAGGAAGAATTATCTAACATAATTAATATTTTGGCTGAAATATATAATCTAAATCCGCAAACAAATGAAGACTTAAAAAAAATAACCTTTCAATAA
- a CDS encoding TonB-dependent receptor has protein sequence MKHLHYCFLMLSLNLFSQNVSISLHQSAPLKQLFNQIENQTEYKFAYNDQIDINRKLPEEIFFNDVEIKKLLSILSTDLPFHFSLMGNNITVKRKETKKQPSVYKLSGIILDDTGQPLPDANVYIQEETTGTTTNENGYFSIQLPEGNYTLIISYLGLKSQTKQVPLFKNTELNFSMEADYQTLEEVIITQNNKAVNIKQPQMSVNSLSLKEIKQIPVAMGEADPLKSLLTLPGVTNSGEASSGFNVRGGAADQNLILLDGAPIYSDSHLFGFFSVFNADAISNLELYKGGIPSRFGGRVSSILDVHQQTGNYQNFHMNGGIGLISSRLMAEGPVKKEKGSFMMAGRTSYAHLFLKLANNENSVMFYDLNTKLNYKLSNNNTIYFSGYFGNDVFDMNESFSSTYGNTMGNLSWKHRFSDNIDTSLSLFYSDYTFNLNLDDENFNWDSAIKSYGLKYDWKHSISNKLQLTYGIGTTYYDFNPGTLEPENEDSQFNYKQLDKKYALEPSAYLDIEHKITKKFNLRYGLRYSMFYRFGKQDINTYADNNPVLYNSTYNIYEEATPTGSISYGKGEKISNFDNLEPRVSLSYAINDDQSVKASYNRMAQYLHILSNTQSPLPMNIWTPSGPFIKPQLLDQYALGYFKNFNDNKFSLETELFYKTVKNRIDYVDGAELLANNNIEQVILNGKARAYGIEFLLRKNTDKLTGWIAYTLSRSEQKTVGRSPEEPGIANGDWYSSPYDKLHDLTVTGNYEHNKKWSFSANFSLQSGQPVTYPNGYYEFGNLHIPNYANRNENRLPVYHHLDIAATYTPKPDKKKGWQSYWVFSIYNVYNRKNAASIRFTTNDDTGANEARRLSIFGILPSISYNFKF, from the coding sequence ATGAAGCATTTACATTATTGCTTTTTGATGCTTAGCTTAAATTTATTTTCGCAGAATGTATCCATTTCATTACACCAATCAGCTCCGCTCAAACAATTATTTAATCAGATTGAAAACCAGACAGAGTATAAATTTGCTTATAATGATCAAATTGATATCAACCGGAAACTGCCTGAAGAAATATTTTTCAATGATGTTGAAATTAAAAAGCTTCTTTCGATTCTTAGCACAGATTTGCCTTTTCATTTTTCTCTTATGGGAAATAATATTACAGTTAAAAGAAAAGAAACAAAAAAGCAACCCTCCGTCTATAAGCTGTCTGGCATTATATTAGATGATACCGGCCAGCCCTTACCAGATGCCAATGTTTATATACAGGAAGAGACCACAGGTACCACCACAAATGAAAACGGATATTTTTCAATACAACTGCCCGAAGGAAATTATACTTTGATTATTAGTTATCTGGGACTGAAAAGTCAAACCAAACAAGTACCGCTTTTTAAAAACACAGAACTGAATTTTTCTATGGAAGCTGATTATCAAACACTGGAAGAGGTGATTATTACACAAAACAATAAAGCGGTAAACATTAAGCAACCACAAATGAGCGTAAACAGCCTCTCCTTAAAAGAAATAAAGCAAATACCTGTGGCCATGGGCGAAGCCGATCCTTTAAAATCATTATTAACACTTCCTGGTGTAACCAATTCCGGCGAAGCTTCCTCGGGGTTCAATGTTCGTGGGGGAGCAGCCGATCAAAATTTAATTCTTTTAGACGGTGCCCCGATTTATAGTGATTCTCATTTATTTGGCTTTTTTTCAGTGTTTAATGCAGATGCAATAAGTAATTTGGAATTATACAAAGGAGGTATTCCTTCCCGTTTTGGCGGACGGGTATCGTCTATACTGGATGTTCATCAGCAAACTGGAAATTATCAAAACTTTCATATGAATGGGGGTATTGGATTAATTTCCAGCAGACTTATGGCCGAAGGCCCTGTAAAAAAAGAAAAAGGGTCGTTTATGATGGCAGGCCGTACCTCATATGCACACTTATTTTTAAAACTGGCAAATAATGAAAACTCGGTCATGTTTTATGATCTCAATACAAAGTTAAATTACAAACTCAGTAACAATAACACTATTTATTTTTCAGGATATTTCGGTAATGATGTTTTTGATATGAATGAAAGTTTTTCAAGTACGTATGGAAATACTATGGGAAACCTGAGCTGGAAACACCGTTTTTCTGATAATATCGACACCAGTTTATCATTGTTTTACAGTGATTATACCTTTAACCTGAATCTTGATGATGAAAACTTTAACTGGGATAGCGCTATTAAAAGTTATGGTTTAAAATATGACTGGAAACATTCCATCTCCAACAAGCTACAACTCACTTATGGGATAGGAACCACTTATTATGATTTTAACCCCGGTACTTTAGAACCTGAAAATGAAGATTCGCAATTTAATTACAAACAGTTAGATAAAAAATATGCTTTAGAACCTTCAGCATATCTTGATATTGAACATAAAATAACAAAAAAATTCAACCTACGGTATGGATTGAGATACAGTATGTTTTACCGTTTCGGAAAGCAGGATATAAATACGTATGCTGATAATAATCCGGTACTGTATAATTCAACTTACAATATATATGAAGAAGCAACTCCTACCGGATCTATATCCTATGGGAAAGGGGAAAAAATATCAAACTTTGATAATCTGGAACCCCGAGTGTCATTATCCTATGCAATAAATGATGATCAGTCGGTTAAAGCCAGTTATAACAGGATGGCACAATACCTGCATATTTTATCAAATACTCAATCGCCCCTGCCAATGAATATATGGACTCCCAGCGGACCGTTTATAAAACCCCAATTGCTCGATCAGTATGCCTTAGGATATTTTAAAAATTTTAATGATAACAAGTTCTCCCTTGAAACCGAATTATTTTATAAAACTGTTAAAAACAGAATAGATTATGTAGACGGGGCGGAATTACTGGCAAATAATAATATAGAACAGGTTATTCTTAACGGAAAAGCACGGGCTTACGGTATAGAGTTTTTATTACGAAAAAACACTGATAAATTAACAGGGTGGATTGCATACACGCTTTCGCGTTCCGAGCAAAAAACCGTGGGAAGAAGCCCCGAAGAACCCGGAATTGCAAACGGAGACTGGTATTCATCCCCTTATGATAAGTTACATGATCTTACCGTGACGGGAAATTATGAACATAATAAAAAATGGTCATTCAGTGCAAATTTCTCCTTACAATCCGGTCAGCCGGTAACTTATCCAAATGGGTATTATGAATTTGGTAATCTTCATATTCCAAATTATGCAAACCGCAATGAAAACAGGCTTCCTGTTTATCATCATTTGGATATAGCGGCCACTTACACGCCAAAACCTGATAAAAAGAAAGGTTGGCAAAGTTACTGGGTGTTTAGTATTTACAATGTTTATAACCGTAAAAATGCGGCATCTATAAGATTTACAACAAATGATGATACTGGTGCAAACGAAGCACGGCGCTTATCAATTTTTGGCATATTACCCAGCATATCGTATAATTTCAAATTTTAA
- a CDS encoding DUF6597 domain-containing transcriptional factor translates to MERTGNYRITPPSEYDEVFSHFYFAKNDTEELITKTLLPSYQTILVFVFKAKALLVSKENTLVKIEKSIVLGPIKKVFDYSLPPHCEILVVNFKDDAFYRFFGSPLIAGGAPVNPDKLLPENCFTAIWTELNKIENVQERINYILEFCKPYLGQRNNLVKEIINFNTPNQNPIQAIAEKQNQTVRNIQLKHKQYLGYTAKEINRYQRFIKAVWLIQKLVSENSEINWFEIINDCGYYDQSQLIHDFKYYINLSPAKYLKFQKNICSPLS, encoded by the coding sequence ATGGAAAGAACAGGTAATTACAGGATAACCCCCCCTTCGGAATATGACGAAGTATTTTCCCATTTTTATTTTGCTAAAAATGATACTGAAGAGTTAATAACAAAAACCCTGCTTCCTTCATATCAAACTATTTTAGTTTTTGTTTTTAAAGCGAAGGCCTTATTGGTTTCTAAGGAAAACACGTTAGTTAAAATAGAAAAAAGTATTGTTTTGGGCCCCATTAAAAAAGTATTTGATTATTCTTTGCCACCTCATTGTGAGATACTTGTAGTTAATTTTAAAGACGATGCTTTTTACCGCTTTTTTGGAAGTCCTTTAATTGCCGGAGGTGCTCCGGTTAATCCGGATAAATTATTACCGGAGAATTGTTTTACTGCTATATGGACAGAGCTTAATAAAATCGAAAATGTACAAGAAAGGATAAACTATATACTGGAATTTTGTAAACCTTACCTGGGGCAGAGAAATAATTTGGTTAAAGAAATTATCAACTTTAATACACCCAACCAAAATCCTATACAGGCTATTGCCGAAAAGCAAAATCAAACAGTACGTAATATTCAACTTAAACATAAACAATATTTAGGATATACAGCTAAAGAAATTAACAGATATCAACGGTTTATAAAAGCTGTCTGGCTTATTCAAAAACTGGTTTCTGAAAATTCAGAAATTAATTGGTTTGAAATTATTAACGATTGTGGATATTATGATCAGAGCCAGCTCATTCACGATTTTAAATATTATATAAATCTCAGCCCTGCAAAATATCTTAAATTTCAAAAAAATATTTGCAGTCCCTTATCCTAA
- a CDS encoding RNA polymerase sigma factor: protein MENKKLIRKIKQGNQKAFKEVYHSYYSKLIQTANRFDFKFLTPDDFVQETFLKLYKNRNQLKEDVLFDKQLFVICKNIIINHLNRENKVIPIDNYKSGIEEQAEETYADYFEDRKNQIYTVLNQLPEQQRKIYTLHKLDNYSYQEIAQITNLSKKTIANHIYLANKFIQKKISNA, encoded by the coding sequence ATGGAAAATAAAAAGCTTATACGCAAAATAAAACAAGGCAATCAAAAGGCTTTTAAAGAAGTATACCATTCCTACTATTCTAAATTAATTCAAACCGCAAACAGATTTGATTTTAAGTTTCTTACCCCGGATGATTTTGTACAGGAAACTTTTCTGAAACTCTATAAAAACAGGAACCAGTTAAAAGAAGATGTGCTTTTTGACAAACAATTGTTTGTCATCTGTAAAAACATTATCATAAACCATTTAAACCGGGAAAATAAAGTAATTCCTATTGATAACTATAAATCTGGTATTGAAGAGCAGGCAGAAGAAACTTATGCTGATTATTTTGAAGACAGGAAAAATCAAATTTATACAGTGCTCAATCAACTTCCCGAGCAGCAAAGAAAAATTTATACCTTACATAAATTAGACAACTACTCTTATCAGGAAATAGCTCAAATTACCAACCTCTCTAAAAAAACAATTGCCAATCATATATACCTGGCAAATAAATTTATTCAAAAAAAAATCTCCAACGCTTAG